The DNA window GTTCTTCTTGTTTCTCCTTCCTGCCATTAGGTGGCAGAGGACGATGTCCTGGACGCCTTGGAAATGGTTCTACAGTCACATATGTCGTCGCCGGCAACCAGGGGCTTTGCTCTCACGGCAACAATGAAACTCAGCACACGCATAACACACAACGTGGAGTAAGCATCATTAACTCACACCCCCTCAGAACACTGCTGCAACCGCTAGACCGCAGCTACTGAAAACGGCTTTGTCAGTTTTGCCCACTGCGTGGGGGTCTTGGGACTTGTGACTCTCATTGCTGATGTAGAGAATACTAAAATAGCTCTTGTTTCCTGCTGCTTTTCCTCTCCCCGTCCCTGTCCGGCCCTGTCCGTCCCTGTCCGGCAGTCGCATTAGGAGCATCGTCAGCATCTACGGCAGCTGCATTGACGTGGAACTCCAGCAGAGGGCAGTGGAATACAACGCTCTGTTTAAGAAATACGACCACATGAGGTAGAccatatgtatatacatacagtatattgtcagTGATAGCCAATGATGTGTACATATATTATTATATCTATGAATACAACACTGAGGGGAAATGGCAGCCCCTCAGTGACTCAATTATGGTCTTCATCATGGTAGCCACTTTTGCTTTGCCCGTTACACTGCTAAGAGAGCTCTGTGTTCGCAGGGCTGCTGTTCTGGAGAGAATGCCAGTGATAGACAAGAGCTCACCGGGACATACCAATGGAGAATCAGCAGGGGGGTCTATGAAAGAGATGGAGCCAACCAAACGGACACAGGAAGTAGTATTACCCCAGGAACCTGCTAACCAGGTAAGGGATGAAAATGACTGCAATAAACTTTGGTAGTTCAGCTATCTGGATATGAAGTATGGACTTGACCTATTGTGTACTTTCTCAAGCTAAACCTCTCAAAAGTAACTCGATGTGGAATATTTGCCTCATTTTCTCTCGTCAAGGTGTGTGATCTGTTGGACCTGCTAGGTGGTTCTGGGGAGCCTCCCCAGCCCAGCCCCGCCCTGTCCACCACAGCGCTAGGCCCTGTTAGCAGCACGGCTGGGGGAGACCTACTGGACCTGCTGGGAGGCCTGGACGTCACGCCTGGTGAGACACGGAGCTGTTGAGTGAGACTGAATGAGAAACGGAGAGGGGGGTTTTCAGAGAGATGGACAAAGCCATCATTAAGCCATCAGAAAAACATTTTGAAGATTAACTTTTTGGGGATTTTAGAATGAACACACCAGTAGCTTTATGCGAAAGATACAGCACATCTTCCTAATGTATTTAATGATGGTCTGTTTTCTGGTGCTGAATTACATGAGCCCCCAGTGTGACGGATGTTTCTTTGTTTCCATAGTGCCACCTAGTGTTATAGTGTATGAGAAGAACGGCGTGACACTGAAACTACAGactgacaaacagacagacacgggCATGACCATTACCCTCACTGCCACCAACTCTACTGACAGGGACATCACCAGCCTCACCCTGCAAGCAGCAGTACCCAAGGTCTGTCCGTCTGTATTTGTGTCCACCTGTCAGACTACCTTACTTACCTTATTTGGTATTCCAAACTTGTACGTCATGAGTAGGCTCCTCTAGACCATGTGACCAGACCAgaaaaaactctgggccctagttatagGCTGTTCATGACCTTTGTCTCTCACTTCCATCCACCTCAGAGCGTCCAGTTACAGATGAAGGCTCCGAGTGGTGACGTCATCCCCGCACACGGCTTAGGTCAGGTGACCCAGACTGTGCTCCTCAACAACCCTAACAAGGTGGGTCTTCGTTCAGTCAGTCCGTGGTTGCCACACTCACAATGAACTTAACATTCACTTCCTTCCCAACCAGGTGAGTCTGAAAATGAGGGTGCGCGTGTGCTACACCAGCCAGGACTTTGTCTGCCAGGACACGGTGCAGATCGACTCATTTCCCAGCCCCGCCTGGTAATGACTGCTGAAATCAACCTGTCCATCAACGTTGACATCAGACCATGGAAGGATCGACAGCCGACCAGGCCCAGGAGTGGGGATCCATTCTACCTGACAGCTGCCTGTCAATCAACTATTCTACAGTACATCCCAATGTTTTTCCAAATGACTCTTATCTTATTTTTCTAAATGGCTGACCCTCAAGAACTGTGGAAAATGTTCCCCTACAGTTGGCAGGGATTTCTGTAAACTCTTGATACTGTCACCCTAAAAGCCATTGTCACCATTACCTTTTCAGCTTCTGATTGGACTACTGGTATTACATTTCCCATAGCATAACCAACAGTATTAATGGCACTATCTTTGGTGTGTATTTGGTGTCACATCAATCAGCAATAGTAATATGCAGCCGTCTGCCTGGGCCTGTGGGACTTGTCCGATCAGAAGAGAAATCTATCCTGAGAACTGTGCAACCGAGACTGTCCACCTGGATCATCTTTTAAGAGAGTACCGTGAAGTCTTGACCCATGAAACCGTGACAACTTTTCTTTCACTCCAGGACTACTTACCTACCTGCTGTTGTAGTTCCCTCGCATCCATCTGAGCCACGTGATTAGCATCCCCTAACACTACACCTTATCCACACTTAACGGTACATGCCTTCCATTGGTGtgctctcctcctccctacctctaTTTACCAACTGCTTCTCTCTTCCCCTGTGCCTGTCACTCAGAACCCCTTTTGGAGCTGAGGTATTGTCATGTatgtgtatatagactttattttgaGGTGGGACTTGCTGTTTTATCTGTGAATGATGTGTAGTACCGGGAAAGAGAATTCAGTTTGTGTGCATTGCCTTTGACATTTTGTAATTAAAGGTTATCAAATTGAATTATGaatgcattattttccagagttTGTACCTGCCTATATGGAAAGTTGTTTTACAATGCACTGCTAAATCACACACTCATGCAATAGCAGCCATGCATGTACTTCAAAAGAAAAACGGTACATTTCACCTTTTATTCACAAGCAAAATAACCAGTGTCCAAAGTCTCTCGCTGTGTCCAACTTACTTAAATTCCAACAGTGTATGGTTGGTTACAAAAACAATCTACACAGAGGAATTATAGCAGTCCAAATTGCTGCTCTGTGGTGTGACGATGACAAACTCTGCCCACTACGGTTGGCCCCACTGCCCACTAGGAGATGAGGTGGATGCAGGAACAGTGGCAGACTAGCCCTCCTCTTAGCGCCAGGACCAGATGCAGCACTGAGCCTCCCTGGATCTTGTAGTCCGCAGCCGTCTTCTCATCGTTCCTGAGAGGGATGGGATTAAGTCAGAGCAGATAAAACAAGTGTTGCATCCAAGATGTAATGCTGCCACTTGATTAACGCTAGAACCACCCTAAACCAACAGTGTTTGatattgtaaataaaataaatcagccccccccccccccccccaaaaaaaaagctATGTCCTGCTCCTTCCCTGTTGTATTTTACATTGCTCATTTGTCCGAATTTTGTTTAtcacaaacattttaaaaaatccacACCTATTCCCAACTTAACCTGCCAAGACAATGCTCTGTAAGACGTTGGTACGCAGCCAGGCGCTGATGCGTGTCACTCTCCTCACTAAATTAACGACGGATGGATGAAAATTGTGCACTTCACAACTGAATTTAAATTGACCGTGCTCCTTGCGGGTTTATCATTCTTcacgttttactttgtaaaaagaAGCTGTTACAGGCCTGTTTTATTTACTAGAACGGAAAACATGCTACGTGTTGCAGTAGGTCCTTAGAATAACTCCAAACATATCCTTGAATATCCAGGTTGTTCAGCCAAGGGACTCAAACGGTGCCAGCCCACTGAATGAATGGGCGATAATTGCACATTACTTCACAATGTCATTTAAAATAGGCCTAACTAaatgataaggagggtgaagCCGGCCCATCGAAACTAtaccgaaactaatttcacacgtAATAAGACAGCCTATAAACAAGATTAAATTGACAGTCTGAGTGACAATATTATCAGTTGTCAAATTGCACACGAAGAGACGGGCACATTTTGTAATTGACAGATGCAGGGAAAGAAGCATCACTTCATCAAATCATCACATGCAGGTAAAACGttttgatttctatatagtatcagAAAGATCATATTGTGCAGTTTCTATGATGCTTACGTTTGTCAAATAACTCAAAATTCAAGAGGTGCAGCTCTATTTCCAAATTTCACTTTTTAAAAGAATATCTGCTGTCCATGCACTCAGCACATGCCCACTCAGGGGCAGCATTTCTCTGGCTACTAAGAAAAGATGAGTAACATAATAAACTTAAAATACGGTATTCTGTttccatttaaatacattttcttattTCCACAATGTTTCTGTAGACCTGCCAAAACTAAATTATAAAGGACTTATTTGTGATGGACTTGAACTAGTGTTTTTTTAGTTTTGAcaaactaatgaaaatgctattATGCTCTTTGAAATAATTATTTAGTATTCTAATGTTAGCTAAGACCTttataaacacaaccaaatgattATTCTTCAGATtgcatatatgaaatgtatttattagactgttaTAATGTCATTGGCTGGAAGTGTCAAAAATTGGCTTTAGGCCTGCGTTTTTCACGAGGACGTCGTAGAATAATTTAAAACATATCCATGACTAACAAATAACTATTGATGTTAAATTTATACATGGATATTGAGGCtttgattaagaagttggagctcttctctgtctgcgtCAAAAAGGACAACACACAGAGGTCTTTCCATCACTGTATGATTttgttgtgtgcaaatgaactcaagcttaaggacaatgtcaaatgtgatataacgaaggacctgagtgagttgggtgcccaattacgcaggtactttcccaaaacggatgacacaaacaactggattcgttatccctttcatgccctgcctccagtccacttactgatatctgaacaagagagcatcgtcgaaattgcaacaagcagttctgtgaaaattgaatttaatcagaagccactcccagatttctggatagggctgcgctcagagtatcctgccttggcaaatcgcgctgttaagacactgatgccctttgcaatcaCGTACCTATGTCaaagtggattctcggccctcactagcatgaaaactaaatacaggcacagactgtgtgtggaaaatgatttaagacagactctctccaatacaacccaacattgcagagttatgtgaatcctttcaagcacactcttctcattaacctgtggtgagttattcacaattttcaatgaacaaaaaGTTTATAtttaagatggctaaataaagagcaaaattatcgattattattatattattatttgtgccctggtcctataagagctctttgtcacttcccacaagccaggttgtgacaaaaactcacactcattcttatgtttaataaatgtatcgtatagtgtgtgtgtggcaggcttacaatgatagtaaaaaacaacatttgagagtgcgctgaccctggtgctagagggggtacgcagcaggaggttgaatgtttgaagggatacGGGACtagaaaaagtttgggaacaacTGCTCTAGAGGGTACTTATAGGCAGAAAGGCCAGGCGCTTCTGGTGTTAAAGGGAGcagatgtttatttttatttcacctttatttaacatgaCAAGATTGTGATGGAAGGGTTTATCACTTACATCTGTTTTCCACTGTAGATGAGTCTTTGTTGTTGAGGTGGAAtcccctctttctcttccacCCTTTCTTTAATTCTCTCCACCTTCATACGTGTACAAGAGCGCATATAAGCACATCATTACAGGACATGACTCTCCAATGTATTACTGACATGAGTAACTTAATCCTTATATTACACATAGAAAGAAAATGCATTAGATTAAAATCAACCTTCAGAGTAATGATGTTTCATACCTTGTCTGTGGGCTCAATGTCGATCTCTATTTCTTTGCCAGTGAGAGTCTGAAACAGAAAAAttacgttaactagctaactaacgttacgttaggtagctagttagctaacatggCTGTTGTTACAACATTGTAGCTATACGGGGATGACGGTTCAATAGCCAATGACCTGTAATGTCCACTATATAACTAGCGCTGTTCAGATCAATACATTTACCAAAGATATGTATAACTAACATGTAAACTACGTCTAATATTACAATCCAACTAACGTTAGCTCGACGATGGTGAGATACGAACATACAGTCTGTAAACTAGAGGGCATGGCCACAAATTAAATGGCTGGTCTTACCTTAACCTTGATCAGCATTTTGACTTTAAATACGTTTTAAATCAATTTAAGATTAAATACCTAATCCACAATTATAGTGTTGTGGTATTGATGTCAAATTCAGCAAACCTTCTGATTGAACTTTACTTCCTGTGTAAGTCACTGTTTTGTCTGTTGTCCATCTACCGTATTTTGAGAGACATAGGTTCCGCTTTGCAAATAATTACTTTCTGGGAAAATACTGTATGTGACTGTTATAAAGTTAACTTTAAAAAACgttgtgcacgggggaattgtcatgttgttacaggaaagggccttccccaaactattgccagaaagttggaagcacagaatcgtctagaatgtcattgtatgctgtagcgttaagatttcccttcactggaactaaggggcctagcccaaatcatgaaaaacagacccagaacattattcctcctccaccaaactttacagttggcactatgcattcgggcagatagcgttctcctggcatccagaaaaatccagatttgtccgtcggatggtgaagcgtgattcatcactccagagaatgcgtttccactgctccagagtccaattgctgtgaactttacaccactggcattgcgcatggtgatcttaggcttgtgtgtggctgctcggccttggaaacccatttcatgaagctcccgactaacatttcttgtgctgacgttgcttccagaggcagtttggaactcagtagtgagtgttgcaaccgaagacagagGCCCTCCCATCAAacattttttgtggcccccatctTGATGGCGAAGAGAAATATTTACGTTTTAAAGGGAATTTGCAATTCtactaattttgccatggggcggagagaaacgTTTTCAGTTctaaagcacatttctgcagttctacaaattttgccatgcggtggagagaacatttagcaattctataacaaatttcatgcaattctcctaattttgccatagggtggagagacaTTTTTGCAGTAAAAAATTTTTTTTCATGCAGTTCTACactttttgccatggggtggagaggaaTTATTGCAGTTTTAAAGGACAATTCCAcaacttttcaacctcatattcatcatCTTCCGCACCAAACCAGCGTATACATACGtaaaaacattacatttctatcaaatcaaatgtatttataaagcccttcttacatcagctgatatctcaaagtgctgtacagaaacccagcctaaaaccccaaacagcaagcaatgcaggtgtagaagcacggtggctaggaaaaactccctcggaaggccagaacctaggaagaaacctagagaggaaccaggctatgaggggaggccagtcctcttctggctgtgccgggtggagattataacagaacatggccaagatgttcaaatgttcatagatgaccagcagggtcaaataataataatcacagtggttgtcgagggtgcaacaagtcagcacctcaggagtaaatgtcagttggcttttaatAGCCCATCATTAAGAgaatctctaccgctcctgctgtctctcgagagttgaaaacagcaggtctgggacaggtagcacgtccggtgaacaggtcagggtttcatagccgcaggcagaacagttgaaactggagcagcagcacggccaggacaccgaataagacaggaaaaatactccagatataacagactgaccctactgcagcataaatactggagactgagacaggagaggtcgggagacactgtggccccatccgacgatacccccggacagggccaaacaggcaggatataaccccactcactttgccaaagcacagcccccacaccactagagggatatcttcaaccaccaaattaccatcctgagacaaggccaagtatagcccagaAAGATCTCCgtcatggcacaacccaagggggggcgccaacccagacaggaagatcacgtcagtgactcaacccactcaagtgacgcacccttcctagggacggcatggaagagcaccagtaagccagtgactcagcccctgtaatagggttagaggcagagaatcccagtggagagaggggaatcggccaggcagagacatttctatgatctgtggatAAAAAGATAAGGTCCTAAAACAATGCTTCTTTGTAACATCACTTGGTTGGATTAAAAGAAAAAACGGTGATTTTCAAAACCTGTAACAAGTTTCTAGACTTTTGATGACTTCATTGGTTAGAACTTTTTAACTTTGTATTTACTTCTTCAAAACATAGAATTTTGCCGttttcacatacagtgcattcggaaagtattcagaccccttgaccttttccacattttgttactttacagccttattctaaaatggagtaaacgtaaaaatgttttcctcatcaagctacgcacaatacaccataatgactaagcaaaaatagcttctttttttttttttgcaaatgtagaaaaaaatatatatcacatttacataagtattcagaccctttactcagtactttgttgaagcacctttggcagtgattacagcctcaagtcttcttgggtatgacgctacaagcttggcacacctgtatttggggagtttctcccattcttctctgcaaatcttctcaagctctgtcaggttggatggggaccgtcgctgcacagctattttcaggtctctctacagatgttcgatcgggttcaagtccgggctctggctgggccactcaaggacattcaaagacttgtcccgaatccactcctgcattgtcttggctgtgtgcttagggtcattgtccttttggaaggtaaacctttgccccagtctgaggtcctgagcgctctggagcaggttttcatcaaggacctctctgtactttgctccgttcatctttccctcgatcctgactagtctcccagtccctgccactgaaaaacatccccacagcatgatgttgccaccaccatgcttcaccatacggatggtgccaggtttcctccagatgtgatgcttggcattcaggccaaagagttaaatctttcaacagaccagagaatcttgtttctcatagtctgagagtcttaaggtgccttttggcaaactttaagctggctgttatgtgccttttactgaggagtggcttccgtctggccactctaccttaaaggcctgattggtggagtgctgcagagatggttgtccttcttgaaagttctcccatctccacagaggaattctggagctctgtcagagtgaccattgggttcttggtcatttAAAGCAAATTGCCTGCAATTCTACTATTTGAACTcacaacagtaaattgagaccccgactgagttccataTATGGGGTTTTTATGGGGCCCTAAGTGACCaattatgtcgcttatgcctggagccggccctgttttgaaataaatagcttatacttttcagtttattgagaagtcattgaaaataaatgccctttttttattatttaattataattttagattatttcctgaattgactgccaaATTCTAATTGAGCTCAATGctggtataaatacagtaaagtacacacgcacacaaatgttttgagcaaaatagtgtttttttaaaACATCTGCAAACTTTGAGGAGTAGacattcaaggagttggtctgatggtcAAATGTGATGTCATCAGCCTCCCCCTTGAGGAGAACAAAAGAGGGAAGGCCCACCCCGCCACTTGTGCCATGTCATGTCTGACCTGGACCATCTATTGAGATGTGCTTTTTGTTACAggggcagtgcagtcaaaaacgtgattttcctgtaaaaaaaagaaagaagatATTTCCATGCTATGAGATCGAAATAACACTCTGAAATTGAGAGAATGATGATAATGGCCTTTCAGTGTCAgcttttttggggaaaaagtgCCTGGAATTTCAACCTCTTCAGATGGGATAGAGTTTTTGGCCCACGTTCTGAtctgattattctgaccaatAACCAGTCAtttttatttgcatatgtatccTTCTACTTTAAAGGGGAAATAGGGTAGGCTCGCTAGAGTTTAGATGATCCTATCCGCCAATCAGTGCTgtttatgtaaatatatttaaaagATTATCATCACGCCCACacgatcagactgagcatttcaatgacaaaaggaggctcagggaaataaatgatTACAAATGTATTTTGAGTTAATTtaatgaaataaacacacacattgaTTTATTATACAGtgatgattaaaaaaatatacttaattGTCACAACTGTCACAACTGtcggaaggattggaccaaagcgcagcgtgttgagtgctcatcttcgtTTATTAGagtaaagtgaacacttaaacaaaatataaCACAACGACAtacgacagttccgtaaggtacataGACtttacggaaaacaaccacccacaacccacaggaaagaacaagtatggcttccaatcagagacaaggaaagacacctgcctctgattggaaaccatactcggccacacatagaaaaacgaacatagaaaatgaaaactagaacatatcccctggaaacaaacaaaccccaaaacacacaagaacaacaccccctgccacgccctgaccaactacaatgacaaatgaccctttttactggtcaggacgtgacattaataAACTTAACCACATGGATTTTGGATTTTGGATTTTCATTAGAATCAAAAGTAccaatgcaaagttacacctcacttttcaattttttttgttattacatAAAACTGATCAGAATTCCAAAGAATGCCGATGTCACGCCGGAAAAAACATTTGGGGGGTGTGACGTAATATGGAGTACCCGGCAAGCCAGCTGTAACGGCAGttgtatagaggggaccaaggcacggcgtgttgagtgctcatgattattatttaatgaaaaaaatgaaacactttacaaaggaacaaaaacgacagcaaacagttccgtcaggcaacaaccacaaaacggaaaagaactacccacaaaacaccatagAAAAACctccaacttaaatatgatccccaattagagacaacacgaaccagctgcctctaatggga is part of the Salmo trutta chromosome 31, fSalTru1.1, whole genome shotgun sequence genome and encodes:
- the LOC115169483 gene encoding NEDD8, with the translated sequence MLIKVKTLTGKEIEIDIEPTDKVERIKERVEEKEGIPPQQQRLIYSGKQMNDEKTAADYKIQGGSVLHLVLALRGGLVCHCSCIHLIS